In a single window of the Campylobacter hyointestinalis subsp. lawsonii genome:
- a CDS encoding ribonuclease J, with protein sequence MNEENKENKENGASHENSTNDRVNKKRRYKNHRDNLKKQSAIKSAENSSEETLLETQKPKKKKRKSNNSVKISGNENWQKDMQAAIEANKACHELRLNPLKYLNSSEHKIKITPLGGLGEIGGNMTVFETENDAIIVDIGMSFPSEGMHGVDILIPDFDYIRKIKQKIRGIIITHAHEDHIGAVPYFFKEFQFPIYATPLPLGMISNKFEEHGLKSFRSYFRPIEKRKTYELGDFEIELIHITHSIIDASALAITTKAGTILHTGDFKIDHTPIDGYPTDLNRLAYYGERGVLCLLSDSTNSYKDGITKSESSVGKTFDAIFATANGRVIMSTFSSNIHRVYQAIERGIKHGRKVCVIGRSMERNLWTAIELGYVNLDKKIFIDANEVSKYPDNEVLIVTTGSQGETMSALYRMATDEHKYIKIKPTDQIIISSKAIPGNETSVSTVLNYLLKSGASVAHQDFSEIHVSGHAAQEEQKLMLRLIKPKFFLPVHGEYNHIVKHKETAISCGVDEKNIYLMSDGDQIEVCQKYMKRVKTVKTGKVFIDNQINKQISDDVVIDRQKLAEAGMVTIIAQIDKNAKKLIQNRVISHGLVSERQSKNLSKEMEEVLLQFLSNVKDELLHDPRALENQIRQVIRKHIFRKLKKYPTIVPVVYLM encoded by the coding sequence ATGAACGAAGAGAACAAAGAAAATAAAGAAAATGGCGCGAGTCACGAAAATAGCACAAACGATAGAGTAAATAAAAAACGTAGATACAAAAATCACAGAGATAATCTCAAAAAGCAATCTGCCATAAAATCTGCCGAAAATAGCAGCGAAGAGACTTTGTTAGAAACTCAAAAACCCAAAAAGAAAAAACGTAAAAGTAACAACTCTGTCAAAATCAGCGGTAATGAAAACTGGCAAAAAGATATGCAAGCTGCCATAGAAGCAAATAAAGCTTGTCACGAGCTAAGACTAAATCCGCTCAAATACCTAAACTCAAGTGAGCATAAGATCAAAATAACCCCGCTTGGTGGTCTTGGTGAGATCGGCGGAAATATGACTGTGTTTGAGACCGAGAATGATGCTATCATAGTAGATATCGGTATGAGTTTTCCAAGTGAAGGTATGCACGGCGTGGATATTTTGATACCAGATTTTGATTATATTCGCAAGATAAAGCAAAAAATTCGTGGCATTATCATCACTCACGCACACGAAGATCACATCGGTGCGGTGCCATATTTTTTCAAAGAATTTCAATTCCCGATTTATGCTACACCACTTCCATTAGGAATGATAAGTAATAAATTTGAAGAGCACGGGCTAAAGTCTTTTAGGAGCTACTTTCGTCCTATTGAGAAACGCAAAACTTATGAGCTAGGAGATTTTGAGATAGAACTTATCCATATCACTCACTCTATCATCGATGCAAGTGCTCTTGCTATCACTACAAAAGCCGGAACCATACTTCACACAGGAGATTTTAAGATAGATCACACCCCAATCGATGGCTATCCAACGGATTTAAATCGCTTAGCATATTATGGCGAAAGGGGCGTTTTGTGCTTATTAAGCGACTCGACAAACAGCTATAAAGATGGCATTACAAAAAGCGAAAGTAGCGTTGGCAAGACTTTTGATGCTATCTTTGCTACTGCTAATGGTAGGGTGATAATGAGTACTTTTAGTTCAAACATTCATCGTGTTTATCAAGCCATTGAGCGTGGTATAAAACATGGTAGAAAAGTTTGCGTGATAGGCAGAAGTATGGAGAGAAATCTATGGACGGCCATTGAGCTAGGATATGTAAATTTAGATAAAAAGATATTTATCGACGCAAATGAAGTAAGCAAATATCCTGATAATGAAGTTCTCATAGTAACTACAGGAAGTCAAGGCGAGACTATGAGTGCTCTATATAGAATGGCGACTGATGAGCATAAATATATCAAGATAAAACCGACAGATCAGATAATCATAAGCTCAAAAGCGATCCCAGGCAATGAAACAAGCGTATCAACTGTGCTTAATTATTTACTAAAAAGCGGAGCAAGTGTAGCTCATCAAGACTTTAGCGAAATTCATGTAAGCGGTCACGCAGCCCAAGAGGAGCAAAAGCTTATGCTAAGGCTGATTAAACCTAAATTTTTCCTTCCAGTTCATGGCGAGTATAATCACATAGTCAAGCATAAAGAAACAGCCATATCGTGCGGAGTAGATGAGAAAAATATCTATCTTATGAGCGATGGCGATCAGATAGAAGTGTGCCAAAAATACATGAAACGCGTAAAAACAGTCAAAACCGGTAAAGTCTTCATAGATAATCAGATAAATAAACAAATTTCAGACGATGTCGTAATCGATCGCCAAAAACTTGCCGAAGCAGGTATGGTAACGATCATCGCACAAATCGACAAAAATGCTAAAAAACTGATCCAAAACAGAGTCATCAGCCACGGTTTAGTTAGTGAAAGACAGAGTAAAAACTTGAGCAAAGAGATGGAAGAGGTGCTTTTACAATTCCTTAGCAATGTCAAAGATGAACTTTTACACGATCCAAGAGCGCTAGAAAATCAGATCAGACAAGTTATCAGAAAACATATATTTAGAAAGCTTAAGAAATATCCAACAATCGTGCCGGTTGTGTATTTGATGTGA
- the rsmA gene encoding 16S rRNA (adenine(1518)-N(6)/adenine(1519)-N(6))-dimethyltransferase RsmA, translated as MIKAKKKFGQNFLQDENIKNQIIQAIPNGVKRIVEIGPGLGDLTQKLVNLNSKLDCFEIDSELFVFLQEKFKSELSIGKISIANCDALDAWDSISSSEYFLVANLPYYVATNIILKAIDDPNCNGFVVMIQREVACKFSSECGEKEFGSLAILANLKCRCELLFDVPKEAFNPQPKVISSVIRLIKNIDLSLDIDYFEFKNFLKIAFSAPRKTLLKNLSSMIDKKWLESFFQKESLSQTIRPHELSVALYLKIFKEAKHERREQRK; from the coding sequence ATGATTAAAGCAAAGAAAAAATTCGGTCAAAATTTTTTACAAGATGAAAATATAAAAAATCAAATCATCCAAGCGATTCCCAACGGCGTTAAACGCATAGTAGAGATTGGGCCTGGCTTAGGTGATTTAACACAAAAGCTTGTTAATCTAAATAGTAAGCTTGATTGTTTTGAGATAGATAGTGAACTTTTTGTTTTTTTGCAAGAAAAATTTAAAAGCGAACTCAGTATCGGTAAGATAAGCATTGCAAATTGCGACGCTCTTGATGCTTGGGATAGTATAAGCAGTAGCGAGTATTTTTTGGTCGCAAATTTGCCGTATTACGTGGCGACAAACATAATACTAAAAGCGATAGACGATCCAAACTGCAATGGTTTTGTGGTTATGATACAGCGTGAAGTCGCGTGTAAATTTAGTAGTGAATGCGGGGAAAAAGAGTTTGGCTCTTTAGCTATTTTAGCAAATTTAAAATGTAGATGTGAGCTACTTTTTGATGTGCCTAAAGAGGCGTTTAACCCTCAGCCAAAAGTTATCTCTTCAGTCATAAGGCTTATTAAAAATATAGATTTGAGTTTGGATATCGACTATTTTGAGTTCAAAAACTTTCTTAAGATCGCATTTAGCGCTCCTAGAAAAACACTTTTGAAGAATTTATCAAGTATGATAGATAAAAAGTGGTTAGAGAGTTTTTTTCAAAAAGAGAGTTTATCTCAAACTATTCGTCCGCACGAGCTTAGTGTCGCCTTATATTTAAAAATATTTAAAGAGGCTAAACATGAACGAAGAGAACAAAGAAAATAA
- a CDS encoding MFS transporter, with amino-acid sequence MSNKFSNPLKALKYINFRLYWFGMMISQTGTWMQNIAQPWLALEVTNNATLVGIVAAVQFLPLLVFSLFSGALLDKSDKKFILKITQTGMCLTSLAFGLSIIFGFVNYPLILVLAFLTGLFNCLDAPCRQSFLYELIDDKKDVANAVALNSMSVNAARIMGPFFAGIVMAKFGLVACFFLNSASFIAIFISLFFIKNRPSKTNRRKESILKSIISGFHYIKKREILISPLVVILITGTFIPNYSVTISALAKYALGSGEDTFAYLMAFLGSGAFLGALWVAFTSKNISYKTVKIMPFVASTFLILVGLSNTIFLAGVFLAMTGFSFIICVSTINSLLQLNSIEAYRGRVMSVYSLFFLGSTPIGAIMAGFLANEFGAGTSLVICGSIVYVLLVFWWVFKRFYLKFR; translated from the coding sequence GTGTCAAATAAATTTTCAAATCCTTTAAAAGCGTTAAAATATATAAATTTCAGGTTATACTGGTTTGGAATGATGATATCTCAAACAGGAACGTGGATGCAAAATATCGCTCAGCCTTGGCTAGCACTTGAAGTTACAAATAACGCTACGCTAGTCGGTATAGTAGCTGCAGTGCAGTTCTTGCCACTTCTTGTTTTTTCTCTGTTTTCAGGCGCATTGCTAGATAAAAGCGATAAAAAATTTATACTAAAAATCACTCAAACAGGTATGTGCTTGACGTCTTTAGCATTTGGACTTAGTATAATTTTTGGCTTTGTAAATTATCCGCTTATTTTGGTGTTGGCGTTTTTAACTGGACTTTTTAACTGCCTTGACGCACCTTGTAGGCAGTCGTTTTTATATGAGCTAATCGATGATAAAAAAGACGTAGCAAACGCTGTAGCGCTAAACTCTATGTCGGTAAATGCAGCTAGAATAATGGGGCCGTTTTTTGCCGGTATAGTTATGGCAAAATTCGGGTTAGTAGCTTGTTTCTTTCTAAATTCGGCTTCATTTATAGCGATTTTTATAAGTTTGTTTTTTATAAAAAATAGACCTTCAAAGACAAATAGAAGAAAAGAAAGCATACTAAAGTCGATAATCTCGGGATTTCACTACATAAAAAAGCGTGAAATTCTTATTAGTCCATTAGTGGTCATACTCATCACCGGAACATTTATACCAAACTACAGCGTAACTATCTCAGCTCTTGCAAAATACGCTCTTGGAAGCGGTGAAGATACTTTTGCGTATCTTATGGCGTTTTTAGGATCAGGCGCATTTTTAGGAGCGCTTTGGGTGGCATTTACGAGTAAAAATATCAGCTACAAAACAGTCAAGATAATGCCTTTTGTAGCTTCTACTTTTTTGATTTTGGTAGGGTTAAGCAACACTATTTTTTTAGCTGGAGTATTTTTAGCGATGACTGGATTTAGTTTTATCATCTGTGTTTCTACTATAAATTCTCTTTTACAATTAAATTCAATAGAGGCTTATAGAGGTAGGGTTATGAGCGTGTATTCTTTGTTTTTCTTAGGTTCGACTCCCATAGGTGCTATAATGGCTGGATTTTTAGCAAATGAATTTGGAGCTGGTACGTCGCTTGTGATATGTGGAAGTATTGTTTATGTTTTGCTCGTGTTTTGGTGGGTTTTTAAGAGATTTTATCTTAAATTTAGATGA
- the hisF gene encoding imidazole glycerol phosphate synthase subunit HisF has product MDKFAKRIIPCLDVNNGRVVKGINFVGLRDAGDPVEVAKRYNDEGADELCFLDITASSDGRDTIVHVVEEVAKQLFIPLTVGGGIRKIDDISRLLNVGCDKVSLNSAAIHNPNLISEAANKFGSQCVVVAIDVKKAGESYHVFINGGRVDTKIDAYEWAKKVYELGAGEILLTSMDSDGTKNGYDLEVTSQISNSVSIPVIASGGAGSMEHILEAFKAGADAALAASIFHYKEIEISKLKKYLLENGIGVRI; this is encoded by the coding sequence ATGGATAAATTTGCAAAACGTATAATTCCTTGTTTGGACGTAAATAACGGACGCGTTGTAAAAGGTATAAATTTCGTAGGGCTTCGCGACGCAGGAGATCCGGTCGAAGTCGCCAAACGATACAACGATGAAGGTGCAGACGAGCTTTGTTTTTTAGACATCACTGCAAGTAGCGATGGTAGAGATACTATCGTACATGTAGTAGAAGAAGTAGCAAAGCAGCTTTTTATACCGCTAACAGTCGGCGGCGGTATAAGAAAAATCGATGATATCTCAAGACTTTTAAACGTAGGTTGTGATAAAGTAAGCCTAAACTCCGCAGCCATTCACAATCCAAATTTGATAAGTGAAGCTGCAAATAAATTTGGCTCACAATGCGTAGTTGTAGCTATAGACGTAAAAAAGGCTGGTGAGAGCTATCACGTATTTATAAACGGCGGTAGAGTAGATACTAAAATCGACGCTTATGAATGGGCAAAAAAAGTTTATGAACTAGGCGCTGGTGAGATACTTCTAACTTCTATGGATAGCGACGGTACAAAAAACGGCTATGACCTTGAAGTCACATCTCAGATATCAAATTCAGTTAGTATCCCAGTCATCGCAAGCGGTGGTGCTGGAAGTATGGAACATATCTTAGAAGCATTTAAAGCCGGTGCTGACGCTGCACTTGCTGCAAGTATATTTCACTATAAAGAGATAGAGATATCAAAGCTCAAAAAATACCTTTTGGAAAATGGTATCGGAGTTAGAATTTGA
- a CDS encoding purine-nucleoside phosphorylase — protein MIVCAGLNESFEFAIPIGVGITSSAINLTKILTENKAEEIIFVGTCGLYKDGNLLDIYESKTAVNLEISFMLGLSYSPLFSSPIVQDLKNVSCETLITNSSNFITTNTDIAHEFSKLGLFMENMELYSVLETAKHFKIPARGILCATNFCKPNAHNEFIKNHKKAKINLEKYLKERDII, from the coding sequence TTGATAGTTTGCGCCGGGCTTAATGAGAGCTTTGAATTTGCCATTCCGATAGGTGTAGGCATCACAAGCTCAGCTATAAATTTAACTAAAATACTAACTGAAAATAAAGCAGAAGAGATCATTTTTGTAGGGACTTGCGGCCTATATAAAGATGGAAATCTTTTAGATATTTATGAGAGTAAAACAGCCGTAAATTTAGAAATTTCATTCATGCTTGGACTTTCATACTCTCCGCTATTTTCTTCGCCGATTGTGCAAGATTTAAAAAATGTTTCTTGTGAAACATTGATAACAAACTCATCAAATTTCATAACAACAAATACAGATATCGCACACGAATTTAGCAAACTCGGACTTTTTATGGAAAATATGGAGCTATACTCTGTCTTAGAGACAGCAAAACATTTTAAAATTCCTGCTCGTGGAATTTTATGTGCTACAAACTTTTGCAAACCTAACGCACATAATGAATTTATAAAAAATCATAAAAAAGCAAAAATAAATTTAGAAAAATACTTGAAAGAAAGAGACATTATATGA
- the rlmN gene encoding 23S rRNA (adenine(2503)-C(2))-methyltransferase RlmN, with product MRNLLDLSQDELANLLSPKFRAKQIYEWIYKKNARSFDEMTNIPKDIRENLKSEFYLDPLTCVRSETSKDGSIKYLFKLTDGKTIESVLLPMKEEISNEDGSVERHARYTICVSSQVGCKMGCSFCLTAKGGFVRNLSAGEIVAQILWIKRENNIPYERRVNVVYMGMGEPLDNLANVSKAVGILKDNDGLAIGARRQTISTSGLASQIKKLGELDLGVLLAISLHAVTDELRAKLMPINKAYNIAAVMDAVRAFPIDMRKRVMFEYLIMDKVNDNLSDAKALVKLLHGIKAKVNLILFNPHEGSPYQRPSIENVEKFRDYLQSRGVTCTIRQSKGLDISAACGQLKERSKVEM from the coding sequence ATGAGAAATTTACTAGATCTATCTCAAGATGAGTTAGCAAATTTACTATCACCGAAATTTAGAGCTAAACAAATTTATGAGTGGATTTATAAGAAAAATGCAAGAAGTTTTGATGAGATGACTAACATACCAAAAGATATTAGAGAAAATTTAAAAAGCGAATTTTACCTCGATCCGCTAACTTGCGTTAGAAGCGAAACCAGCAAAGATGGAAGTATAAAGTATCTATTTAAATTAACCGATGGCAAAACTATCGAAAGCGTTTTGCTACCTATGAAAGAGGAAATTTCAAACGAAGATGGTAGCGTAGAGCGTCACGCTCGCTATACTATTTGTGTTAGTTCGCAAGTGGGTTGCAAGATGGGATGTAGCTTTTGTCTAACGGCTAAAGGCGGATTTGTTAGAAATCTCAGCGCCGGAGAGATCGTAGCACAAATTTTGTGGATAAAAAGAGAAAATAATATACCTTACGAACGCAGAGTAAATGTCGTATATATGGGCATGGGCGAACCGCTTGATAATCTCGCTAATGTTAGTAAAGCAGTTGGCATTTTAAAAGACAATGACGGACTTGCTATCGGTGCTAGGCGTCAAACCATAAGCACTAGCGGACTTGCATCTCAGATAAAAAAACTAGGTGAGCTAGACCTTGGAGTGCTTCTAGCTATATCACTTCACGCCGTAACAGATGAGCTTCGCGCAAAACTTATGCCGATAAACAAGGCTTATAATATAGCTGCAGTTATGGATGCTGTGAGAGCTTTTCCTATAGATATGAGAAAAAGAGTTATGTTTGAGTATCTTATAATGGATAAAGTCAATGATAATTTAAGCGATGCAAAAGCACTTGTCAAGCTTCTACATGGCATAAAAGCAAAAGTAAATTTAATCCTTTTTAATCCGCATGAAGGAAGCCCATATCAAAGACCGAGCATAGAAAATGTAGAAAAATTCAGAGATTACCTTCAATCTCGTGGCGTTACATGCACTATTCGCCAAAGTAAAGGACTTGATATAAGTGCTGCTTGCGGTCAGCTAAAAGAGAGAAGTAAGGTTGAAATGTGA
- a CDS encoding transcriptional regulator, with product MSSKREFLDFVLEGLDNISFKVMMGEFILYYKGKIIGGIYDDRLLIKKTKSAEKIIKNIKYELPYPNAKEMILIENLEDKKYLMQLFKEIYQELYAKGI from the coding sequence GTGAGTTCAAAAAGAGAATTTTTAGACTTTGTTTTAGAAGGTTTAGACAACATCAGCTTTAAAGTGATGATGGGCGAATTCATACTATATTATAAAGGCAAAATCATAGGCGGAATATATGATGATAGACTACTAATAAAAAAGACGAAATCCGCCGAAAAAATCATAAAAAATATAAAATACGAACTACCATATCCTAATGCAAAAGAGATGATTTTGATCGAGAACTTAGAAGATAAAAAATATTTAATGCAACTTTTTAAAGAAATTTATCAAGAATTATACGCCAAAGGAATATAA